One genomic window of Garra rufa chromosome 24, GarRuf1.0, whole genome shotgun sequence includes the following:
- the LOC141300421 gene encoding uncharacterized protein, with amino-acid sequence MHFSNLLFIGIMTLGTSEFCSAGPLHAQCKVEWYFSLPCRSVYEALVTQIKKWRTVSTCATGGEKCLYKLQSASVHFISAKHTTPVKKYVDDINFRLVSYGFFTHCHVSAMSVSETWYAVTDHGTNYCNLYNLMEGSGLTEAPGYKEITSDFLCTQRSSANCTVY; translated from the exons ATGCATTTCTCTAACTTGCTCTTTATTGGTATTATGACATTAGGAACATCTGAATTCTGCTCTGCTGGACCTCTTCATGCACAATGCAAAGTCGAGTG GTATTTCAGTCTCCCTTGCAGGAGTGTGTATGAAGCTCTGGTCACACAGATTAAAAAGTGGAGGACGGTCTCAACCTGTGCCACAGGAGGAGAGAAATGTCTTTACAAG CTGCAGTCTGCATCTGTTCACTTCATATCAGCCAAACACACAACGCCAGTAAAGAAATACGTGGATGACATCAACTTCAGACTCGTCTCCTATGGATTTTTCACACACTGCCATGTATCT GCCATGTCAGTTTCAGAGACCTGGTATGCTGTCACAGATCACGGCACCAACTACTGTAACCTCTACAACCTAATGGAAG GAAGTGGACTTACTGAAGCTCCAGGATACAAGGAGATCACCAGTGACTTTCTGTGCACTCAACGCTCATCTGCTAACTGTACTGTGTACTAA